Proteins encoded together in one Planctomyces sp. SH-PL14 window:
- a CDS encoding YifB family Mg chelatase-like AAA ATPase: MGELGLHGEVRRVPGALSLAYEAKPGQKLIVPTGNEKECALILAKPGHEGCGVFPVSLLEEVVEFFGGRKGLENALSKPIEFENAIDRAVDFGKVRGQARAKRAAMIAASGGHNLLMIGPPGEGKSLIAGAIAGILPRLKDDEKVLLTKIYSACDALSRDGLAVTRRPMRTVHHSASKQSLVGGGSGVARPGEITLAHLGVLFLDELAEFSGSTLEALRQPLESGEVTISRVNATVSYPCRFSLVAAMNPCPCGYFGTPQCTCRKGEVDKYQKKLSGPILDRIDLKVDMDRLSVDERFAPTEEGVSARMRAQTEKARQRQHQRFNGTSIPCNAAIPGGHVLEYCDLTSDGLSSYKRFIESTSLSTRSMDRLAKVARTIADLEDREQIEPHHIEEAGSFVTGGALLTKF, translated from the coding sequence ATGGGGGAACTGGGCCTCCATGGCGAGGTGCGACGTGTGCCTGGCGCGCTGTCCCTTGCCTACGAGGCGAAACCCGGTCAGAAGCTAATTGTGCCTACGGGGAATGAGAAAGAATGCGCTCTGATTCTCGCCAAGCCGGGACACGAAGGTTGCGGCGTGTTTCCCGTTTCTTTGCTGGAAGAGGTGGTGGAGTTTTTTGGAGGACGGAAGGGGCTGGAGAATGCTCTCTCGAAGCCAATTGAGTTCGAGAATGCAATCGATCGAGCCGTGGATTTCGGTAAGGTCCGCGGACAGGCCCGTGCTAAACGTGCGGCGATGATCGCCGCATCGGGAGGGCACAATCTCCTCATGATTGGTCCTCCAGGTGAGGGCAAGTCGCTGATCGCAGGTGCTATTGCCGGCATCTTGCCGCGGCTCAAGGATGACGAAAAGGTTCTTCTCACCAAGATCTACTCCGCCTGCGACGCCCTGTCGCGAGACGGCCTGGCCGTGACTCGTCGTCCTATGCGGACAGTACATCACTCCGCTTCGAAGCAGTCTCTCGTCGGAGGGGGCAGCGGTGTTGCGAGACCGGGCGAAATCACGTTGGCTCATTTGGGAGTGCTCTTTCTTGATGAGTTAGCGGAATTCAGCGGCTCAACGCTGGAGGCACTTCGCCAGCCTCTGGAGTCCGGTGAAGTGACTATCTCAAGAGTCAACGCCACGGTCAGCTACCCATGTCGATTCTCGCTTGTCGCCGCGATGAACCCGTGCCCATGCGGTTATTTCGGCACCCCACAGTGCACTTGTCGAAAGGGTGAGGTTGACAAGTATCAGAAGAAGCTAAGTGGCCCCATCCTTGATCGAATCGATCTGAAAGTGGACATGGATCGACTCAGCGTTGATGAGCGCTTCGCTCCGACGGAAGAAGGTGTTTCTGCTCGCATGCGCGCGCAGACCGAGAAGGCCCGGCAACGTCAGCATCAGCGTTTCAATGGAACATCGATTCCGTGTAACGCAGCGATCCCCGGCGGTCATGTCTTGGAGTACTGCGACCTGACGTCGGATGGATTGTCCAGCTACAAGCGGTTCATCGAGAGTACGAGCCTGTCGACACGCTCGATGGACCGGCTCGCCAAAGTCGCCCGAACCATTGCGGACCTAGAGGATCGTGAGCAGATCGAACCGCATCACATTGAAGAAGCCGGTTCGTTCGTAACTGGTGGAGCGTTGCTGACGAAGTTCTAA
- a CDS encoding carboxymuconolactone decarboxylase family protein, which produces MPNIQWIEEKDAEGAAAAGYAAYFRKRTDRTTVAPIIKCFSHRPDFMQQVMEFSWGLHFCDGHLTEKVKEMIATVVSGQNRCPYCMHSHAYFLNEHGAPDEAVACLGRGEIDAAPITDAEKVLMRYVKKLTNESYRSTPADAQGLRDAGWAEPQIAEAVYIAALFAFFNRVANAFGLADPQYYQMENRTDPLAGFLKPVGAE; this is translated from the coding sequence ATGCCGAACATTCAGTGGATCGAGGAGAAGGACGCCGAAGGGGCTGCGGCCGCGGGGTATGCGGCTTACTTCCGCAAGCGGACGGACCGGACGACGGTGGCGCCGATCATCAAGTGTTTCAGTCACCGGCCGGACTTCATGCAGCAGGTGATGGAGTTCAGCTGGGGGCTGCATTTCTGTGACGGGCATCTCACCGAGAAGGTGAAGGAGATGATTGCGACCGTGGTCTCGGGGCAGAACCGGTGTCCGTATTGCATGCACTCGCACGCCTATTTCCTGAACGAGCATGGCGCCCCGGATGAGGCGGTGGCTTGCCTGGGGCGGGGGGAGATTGATGCCGCGCCGATTACAGACGCGGAGAAGGTGCTGATGCGGTATGTGAAGAAGCTGACGAACGAGTCGTACCGGTCGACGCCGGCGGATGCTCAGGGTTTGCGGGACGCAGGCTGGGCGGAGCCGCAGATTGCGGAGGCGGTGTATATCGCGGCGCTGTTTGCGTTCTTCAATCGTGTGGCGAATGCGTTTGGGTTGGCGGATCCGCAGTATTACCAGATGGAGAATCGAACCGATCCGTTGGCGGGGTTCTTGAAGCCGGTCGGCGCCGAGTGA
- a CDS encoding PQQ-dependent sugar dehydrogenase: protein MRAGLGVTWLMLAAMTAWGAEKATPKLPDRFQPTDTSRLMGSPDPLPLEAVRAFPNLTFERPVELTAPNDGSHRNFVLEQKGRILVFDDRDDAKGAATFLDLRDVVLSKGNEEGLLGLAFHPQYRENGQFFVYYSTKPRASVIARFRVQKDDPNKADRDSEERLLVIPQPYENHNGGSMRFGHDGFLYIGLGDGGLRDDPHSNAQNRGTLLGKILRIDVDHPSDDRPYGIPKDNPFVGKAGAKEEIWAYGFRNPWRIAVDRRSGELWTGDVGQDRFEEIDLVRRGGNYGWNIREGFHDFEPSDPEKPADLIEPLVEYFRTDGQSVTGGVAYRGPSLREYDGAYFYGDYLTGKVWVIRREGERVSENPQVAETNLQIAAFGEDAQGEMYLCAFDGGLYRLAPSGKDRKAIAAAFPRKLSETGLFRSVAGNEPVESLIPYEVNVPFWSDFAVKERFVALPKAGSITFHERDKWEFPVGTVFVKTFWMHQDRVRMEKPRRLETRLFVHSPEGWKGYTYVYNDDETEATLLEEGETRPIEIETAKGTISQPYYFPDRADCMACHTKGEGFVLGLNTRQMNRTLTCGEGSANQIDLFSKLGLFKSVPDKPAKEQDAFPEWGFGNWDRSPQHGSGSAPKSSPLGDTDVLARAWLEVNCVVCHRPSGIAPGNRDFRFHSPLESVNVVDKPPGQRRRLPESWRLVKPGEPAESDLFQRIAHRGERQMPPLATRVVDEDALRIIEKWIRELPQKAP, encoded by the coding sequence ATGCGTGCCGGACTGGGAGTGACGTGGCTGATGCTGGCGGCGATGACCGCCTGGGGGGCGGAGAAAGCGACGCCCAAGCTGCCGGACCGCTTTCAGCCGACCGATACGTCCCGACTCATGGGATCCCCCGATCCGCTGCCACTGGAAGCGGTCCGGGCGTTCCCCAACCTGACCTTCGAGCGGCCGGTCGAGCTGACCGCGCCGAACGATGGCTCGCACCGCAACTTCGTGCTGGAGCAGAAGGGGCGGATTCTCGTCTTCGATGATCGCGACGACGCCAAGGGGGCGGCGACGTTCCTCGACCTGCGCGATGTCGTGCTCTCCAAAGGAAACGAAGAGGGGCTGCTCGGTCTGGCCTTTCATCCGCAGTACCGGGAGAACGGCCAGTTCTTCGTCTACTACTCGACGAAGCCCAGGGCGTCGGTGATTGCGCGGTTCCGCGTCCAGAAGGACGATCCGAACAAGGCCGACCGGGACTCCGAAGAAAGACTGCTCGTCATTCCGCAGCCGTACGAGAACCACAACGGCGGCAGCATGCGGTTTGGCCACGACGGATTCCTGTACATCGGCCTGGGGGACGGCGGCCTCCGCGACGATCCGCACAGCAATGCTCAGAACCGGGGGACGCTGCTCGGCAAGATCCTGCGGATCGATGTCGATCATCCGTCCGACGATCGTCCCTACGGGATCCCGAAGGACAACCCGTTCGTCGGCAAGGCGGGAGCGAAGGAAGAGATCTGGGCCTATGGCTTCCGGAACCCGTGGCGGATCGCCGTCGACCGCCGCTCCGGGGAGCTCTGGACCGGAGATGTCGGGCAGGACCGGTTTGAAGAGATCGACCTTGTCCGCCGCGGCGGCAACTACGGATGGAACATCCGCGAAGGGTTCCATGACTTCGAGCCGAGCGATCCCGAGAAGCCGGCGGACCTGATTGAGCCCCTGGTCGAATACTTCCGGACGGACGGTCAGTCGGTGACCGGAGGAGTGGCTTATCGCGGCCCGTCGCTCCGGGAGTACGACGGGGCGTACTTCTACGGCGACTACCTCACCGGCAAGGTCTGGGTGATCCGCCGTGAAGGAGAGCGAGTTTCCGAGAATCCGCAGGTGGCGGAGACGAATCTGCAGATCGCCGCTTTTGGCGAGGACGCCCAGGGGGAGATGTACCTGTGCGCGTTCGACGGTGGCCTGTACCGGCTCGCGCCGTCGGGCAAGGATCGGAAGGCGATCGCTGCCGCGTTTCCGCGGAAGCTGTCGGAGACGGGGCTGTTCCGGTCGGTAGCCGGGAATGAGCCGGTGGAGAGTCTGATCCCGTACGAGGTGAACGTTCCGTTCTGGTCCGACTTCGCCGTGAAGGAGCGGTTTGTTGCCCTGCCGAAGGCGGGGTCCATCACGTTCCATGAGCGGGACAAGTGGGAGTTCCCGGTTGGGACTGTCTTTGTGAAAACGTTCTGGATGCACCAGGACCGGGTCCGCATGGAGAAACCGCGACGGCTGGAGACCCGGCTCTTCGTTCACTCGCCGGAGGGGTGGAAGGGGTACACCTACGTCTACAACGACGACGAGACGGAGGCGACCCTACTGGAGGAAGGCGAGACGCGGCCAATTGAGATCGAGACGGCGAAGGGGACGATTTCTCAGCCGTACTACTTCCCCGACCGGGCCGACTGCATGGCCTGTCATACGAAGGGGGAGGGGTTTGTGCTGGGTCTGAACACGCGGCAGATGAACCGGACGCTGACGTGCGGTGAGGGGTCGGCCAATCAGATCGATCTGTTTTCGAAGCTGGGTTTATTCAAGAGCGTTCCGGACAAGCCCGCGAAGGAGCAGGACGCTTTTCCGGAGTGGGGATTTGGGAACTGGGATCGGAGTCCACAACACGGCTCCGGTTCGGCCCCGAAATCCTCCCCCCTGGGGGACACGGACGTCCTCGCGCGGGCCTGGTTGGAGGTGAATTGTGTTGTGTGTCACCGGCCGTCGGGGATTGCGCCGGGGAACCGGGACTTCCGGTTTCATTCGCCGCTGGAGTCGGTGAATGTGGTGGACAAGCCGCCGGGTCAGAGGCGGCGGTTGCCGGAGTCGTGGCGGCTGGTGAAGCCGGGGGAGCCGGCGGAGTCGGATTTGTTCCAGCGGATTGCGCATCGTGGTGAGCGGCAGATGCCACCGCTGGCGACGCGAGTGGTGGATGAAGATGCGCTGCGGATCATCGAGAAGTGGATCCGCGAGTTACCACAGAAGGCCCCATAG
- a CDS encoding magnesium chelatase domain-containing protein, producing MAVNKTLFRPFLSKRELLELLNRDHSLNGGVVFGIEGRVIELQARAVSVFDEPCPWRNAVEISGMAGSVVREALSRISGAFAKLRVPEPQVEILINLAPADLPKDGTWLDLPLAIIMLQAAGLLPDLAEHK from the coding sequence ATGGCAGTCAACAAGACTTTGTTTCGACCGTTTCTTTCGAAGCGAGAACTTCTTGAGTTACTGAATCGCGATCACTCTTTGAATGGCGGAGTCGTCTTCGGAATCGAAGGACGAGTGATTGAGCTGCAGGCCCGAGCTGTTTCCGTTTTCGACGAGCCTTGTCCTTGGAGAAATGCTGTAGAGATCTCCGGGATGGCCGGCAGCGTCGTGCGCGAAGCTCTGTCTCGAATCTCCGGCGCCTTTGCGAAACTCCGAGTTCCCGAGCCGCAGGTTGAGATCCTGATCAATCTTGCGCCCGCAGACCTGCCTAAGGACGGCACATGGCTCGATCTTCCTCTCGCGATCATCATGCTTCAGGCCGCCGGCTTGTTACCGGATCTTGCTGAACACAAATAG
- a CDS encoding DUF1501 domain-containing protein codes for MPPLSRRDFFHWATSGLGGAALASLLNTPSLQAAGSPPEARDPWPHHPGKARRAIHICLCGGLSQVDSFDYKPTLETYHGKKFGGIESADVFFGQIGLLRQSDWAFRQRGEAGLWVSELFPHLGDVADELTIIHSMFAETSNHTPATFQENTGFRLNGFPTAGAWLSYGMGAETEDLPAYVVIPDNRGIPAGGSINWSNGFLPARHQGVILRSQGKAVEDLFPARDIPKETEAASRDLLAAMNRDHLDRHDGDDALAARMRSYELAARMQLAVPEVTDLDGETAATHALYGLDRDETRDFGRTCLLTRRLLEKGVRFVQMYSGGAFGSPRINWDGHEDMKQNHGQEALRIDRPIAGLLRDLRQRGMLEDTLVLFTSEFGRTPFTQSASDVLGKGRDHNQYGFTTWMAGAGLKHGIAYGATDEIGWKAVENQVHWHDFHATVLHLLGLDHTRLTFYHNGIERRLTNVHGEVVHGLLA; via the coding sequence ATGCCTCCTTTGTCACGCCGCGACTTCTTCCACTGGGCCACCTCCGGACTCGGCGGAGCCGCACTCGCCTCCCTCCTCAACACACCCTCCCTCCAAGCCGCCGGCTCGCCCCCCGAAGCCCGAGATCCCTGGCCACACCACCCAGGCAAAGCCCGCCGCGCCATCCACATCTGCCTCTGCGGCGGACTCAGCCAGGTCGACTCCTTCGACTACAAACCGACCCTCGAGACCTACCACGGCAAAAAGTTCGGCGGCATCGAGTCCGCCGACGTCTTCTTCGGACAGATCGGCCTCCTCCGCCAGAGCGACTGGGCCTTCCGACAACGCGGCGAAGCCGGACTCTGGGTCTCCGAACTCTTCCCCCACCTCGGCGACGTCGCCGACGAACTGACCATCATCCACTCGATGTTCGCCGAGACATCGAACCACACCCCCGCCACCTTCCAGGAAAACACCGGCTTCCGACTCAACGGCTTTCCCACCGCCGGAGCCTGGCTCTCCTACGGTATGGGGGCCGAGACCGAAGACCTCCCCGCCTATGTCGTCATCCCCGACAACCGCGGCATCCCGGCCGGAGGATCGATCAACTGGAGCAACGGCTTCCTCCCCGCCCGGCATCAGGGAGTCATCCTCCGCAGCCAGGGGAAGGCGGTCGAAGACCTGTTCCCCGCCCGCGACATCCCCAAAGAGACCGAAGCCGCCTCCCGCGATCTGCTGGCGGCCATGAACCGCGACCACCTCGACCGCCACGACGGAGACGACGCCCTCGCCGCCCGCATGCGGAGCTACGAACTGGCCGCGCGGATGCAGCTCGCCGTCCCCGAAGTGACCGACCTCGACGGCGAAACCGCCGCGACGCACGCGCTCTACGGCCTCGACCGGGACGAAACGCGCGACTTCGGACGGACCTGCCTCCTGACGCGGCGGCTGCTGGAGAAAGGGGTCCGGTTCGTCCAGATGTACTCCGGCGGCGCGTTCGGCTCGCCGCGGATCAACTGGGACGGACACGAGGACATGAAGCAGAACCACGGCCAGGAGGCGCTACGGATCGACCGGCCGATCGCGGGACTCCTCCGCGACCTCCGTCAGCGGGGAATGCTCGAAGACACGCTCGTCCTGTTCACGAGCGAGTTCGGACGGACCCCCTTCACGCAGTCCGCCTCAGACGTCCTGGGCAAAGGCCGCGACCACAACCAGTACGGGTTCACGACCTGGATGGCGGGCGCGGGACTCAAGCACGGAATCGCGTACGGCGCCACCGACGAGATCGGCTGGAAGGCGGTCGAAAACCAGGTCCACTGGCACGACTTCCACGCGACGGTGCTGCACCTGCTGGGACTCGACCACACGCGGCTGACGTTCTACCACAACGGAATCGAACGGCGGCTGACGAACGTGCACGGGGAAGTCGTTCACGGACTGCTGGCGTGA